In a genomic window of Thermogemmata fonticola:
- a CDS encoding DUF4139 domain-containing protein, with amino-acid sequence MTRWKKWALAAGIAAVGIASGAGLDRLTATTAAAPAAAQDLKPAVHLPITRVVLFNSGVGYFARSGEVTDDARVDLTFREEDINDLLKSMTLEDFGNGRIDAVSYDSREPIARTLASFAINLNGNPTFSGILTQMRGERVEVTLTPTAVNQPGKLNGVIVGVEKQKAPAGNTTIDVEVLNLWCAEGLRSVKLTEIQQLKFLNPVIESEFRRALEVLSLSHDTQKKAVSLYFSGQGKRKVQVGYVVEAPIWKTSYRLILDKDDKEAPYLQGWALVENPTDDDWENVRMVLVSGRPISFKMDLYNPLYVDRPTERLELFTSLRPVTYRGGFRQQDGQVAQGANRDKEMDFGLQGGGFGGGAGAPRAAAPAPPGMPAADRALKNAVEAKRDERFAREVGDELGRRLATGAVGSAATAANLGDYYQYIIQHPVTLARQKSGMFPIVTKHIQGQRVSIYNQNVQKTHPLRGLKFKNTSEAYLNQGPITVFEGSTYAGDTRILDVNKNEERLLSYAIDLGMEVDPQVGPGTQQITSVRAVKGIITTTTKFTEEKRYRIINRSEQDRVLLIEHPNRSNQQFRLVETDKPVEETPEFYRFQTSLKSGETKTFTVKEERDVRTTVQLSNSSDDQIRYFISLSQSSPALKQKLHEALTLKGQWDAVRRELQQVVADLQRLNADQDRIRKNLRETPPEAEVYKTYLKKLNDQEKEIDGLTAKQKELMAKEFAARKRYEDYLANLSD; translated from the coding sequence ATGACACGCTGGAAGAAGTGGGCTTTAGCCGCGGGGATTGCCGCCGTGGGGATCGCCTCCGGCGCGGGACTCGACCGCCTCACCGCCACTACCGCCGCGGCCCCGGCTGCCGCCCAGGACCTCAAACCCGCCGTCCATCTCCCCATCACCCGCGTCGTCCTCTTCAACAGCGGCGTCGGCTACTTCGCCCGCTCCGGCGAAGTCACCGATGATGCCCGCGTCGACCTCACCTTCCGCGAAGAGGACATCAACGACCTGCTCAAAAGCATGACCCTGGAAGACTTCGGCAACGGCCGCATCGACGCAGTCAGCTACGACTCCCGCGAGCCGATCGCCCGCACCCTGGCCAGTTTTGCCATCAATCTCAACGGCAACCCCACCTTTTCCGGGATTTTGACCCAGATGCGGGGCGAGCGGGTGGAAGTGACGCTCACGCCGACGGCGGTCAATCAGCCGGGCAAGCTCAACGGGGTGATTGTCGGGGTGGAGAAGCAGAAGGCTCCGGCGGGCAACACGACGATTGACGTGGAGGTGCTCAATCTCTGGTGCGCGGAGGGGCTGCGCTCGGTGAAACTGACGGAGATTCAGCAGTTGAAGTTTCTCAATCCCGTGATTGAGAGCGAGTTCCGTCGGGCGTTGGAGGTGTTGTCACTGTCGCATGACACGCAGAAGAAGGCGGTGTCGTTGTATTTTTCCGGTCAGGGGAAGCGGAAGGTGCAAGTGGGTTATGTGGTGGAGGCTCCCATTTGGAAGACCAGTTATCGGTTGATTTTGGATAAGGATGATAAGGAGGCTCCTTATCTTCAAGGTTGGGCCTTAGTGGAGAATCCCACGGATGACGATTGGGAGAATGTTCGTATGGTGTTGGTATCGGGGCGTCCGATATCTTTCAAGATGGATTTGTACAATCCTCTGTATGTCGATCGTCCGACGGAGCGTTTGGAGCTGTTCACCTCGCTGCGTCCGGTGACCTACCGCGGGGGATTCCGGCAGCAGGATGGTCAAGTCGCTCAGGGAGCTAACCGCGACAAGGAAATGGACTTCGGACTTCAGGGAGGCGGATTCGGCGGTGGAGCGGGTGCACCTCGTGCGGCAGCTCCTGCACCTCCGGGGATGCCTGCGGCGGATCGTGCTCTGAAGAACGCGGTGGAGGCTAAGCGGGATGAACGATTTGCTCGCGAAGTGGGCGACGAGCTGGGCCGCCGTTTGGCCACGGGCGCGGTCGGCAGTGCCGCCACGGCTGCCAATCTCGGCGACTACTACCAGTACATCATCCAGCACCCGGTGACACTCGCCCGTCAAAAGAGCGGCATGTTCCCCATCGTCACCAAACACATCCAGGGACAACGCGTCTCCATCTACAACCAAAATGTGCAAAAAACACACCCCCTCCGTGGTCTGAAATTCAAGAATACCAGCGAGGCGTATCTCAATCAAGGACCGATCACGGTCTTTGAAGGGAGCACCTATGCCGGTGACACACGGATTCTGGATGTCAACAAGAATGAAGAACGCCTCTTGTCCTATGCGATTGATCTGGGGATGGAGGTGGATCCGCAGGTGGGTCCTGGTACACAACAGATCACCAGTGTGCGGGCGGTCAAGGGGATCATCACCACCACGACGAAGTTCACGGAGGAGAAGCGCTACCGGATCATCAACCGGAGCGAGCAGGACCGGGTGCTATTGATCGAGCATCCGAACCGGAGCAATCAGCAGTTCCGGCTGGTGGAGACGGACAAACCGGTGGAGGAGACGCCGGAGTTCTACCGCTTCCAGACCTCGCTCAAGAGCGGCGAGACGAAGACCTTCACGGTCAAGGAAGAGCGGGATGTCCGCACGACGGTGCAGTTGTCGAATTCGAGCGATGATCAGATCCGCTATTTCATCAGTCTGTCGCAGTCGAGTCCGGCCCTGAAGCAGAAGCTGCACGAGGCGTTGACGCTCAAGGGTCAGTGGGATGCGGTGCGGCGGGAGTTGCAGCAGGTGGTGGCGGACTTGC